The Staphylococcus sp. 17KM0847 DNA segment TCACCACACCAAGTCAAAAAATCAATCAGGTTCAATTTTTTGGTGATACTAATGTTGAAATCAAACTTGTAGGCGATACATTTGATGATTGCCTACAAGAAGCACTTCAATATACAGATAAGCATCATATGACATTCATTGATCCATTTAATAATGTACATACAATTGCAGGTCAAGGTACGCTAGCAAAAGAAATTTTACAATCAGCTGAGCAAGCGCAACTTTCTTTCGACTATCTATTTGGTGCTATTGGCGGTGGCGGTTTAATGTCAGGTGTCGCCACTTATTTTGCAGAGTATTCACCGCATACAAAATTGATAGGTGTCGAACCATTAGGTGCTAGTAGTATGTACGCTGCTGTTCAACAACAGCAAGTCGTTACATTGCCGAATATCGATAAATTTGTCGACGGTGCATCTGTTGCCAGAGTGGGTGATATTACATTTAATATATGTCGAAAACACCTCCACCATTATGTACAAGTAGATGAAGGTGCTGTTTGTTCAACTATCTTAGATATGTACTCAAAACAAGCCATTGTTGCAGAACCTGCAGGCGCATTAAGTGTTAGTGCCTTAGAACAGTATAAAGACGAAATTCAAGGGAAAAATGTAGTTTGTATCATTAGTGGTGGCAATAACGATATTAATCGTATGAAAGAAATTGAAGAGCGTTCTCTACTCTTTGAAGAGATGAAACATTACTTTATCTTAAATTTTCCACAACGTCCAGGAGCATTGCGACAATTTGTTAATGATGTACTGGGTCCTTATGATGATATTACTAAATTTGAATACTTGAAAAAAGCGTCGCAAAATACAGGAACAGTCATTATTGGGATTCAGCTCCAAAATCATCAAGATCTTAAACAACTTCTTGCCAATGTCGATGCCTTTGATCCTAAAAATATTTATATCAACAAAAATAAAATGTTATATTCCTTGTTAATTTAAAATAACCGGACGACTTTTAATTTTTAATCTGAAAGTCGTCCGGTTATTTACTTTAACCTTTTTCTATAACTTGTACTAGCTATTACGATATTATTCGTGCTTTGAAGTTATCAATATTTTGATCGCCAATACAACATACGTTTTATTTAATTATTGATACCTTTAATTTGGGCTTAAGGCACTTGAAAGTATAGAGACAATGCGCTTTTTGTATACTAAAAAAAGTGAGACAGCATATGCCATCCCACCACGAAAGGTGAAGAATCAAAAAAAGAGAGGTCACAATGACCTCCCTCAAAATAAAACCTGGCACCGTCCTACTCTTGCGGAACGTAAGTCCGACTACCATCGGCGCTAAAGAGCTTAACTACTGTGTTCGGCATGGGAACAGGTGTGACCTCTTTGCCATAGGCACCAGATAAAAGAATGTTATACATTCAAAACTAGATTGTAAGTATAAAAGTTTCACAAGAGAAACCGAAAGAATAAAAATTGATTAAGTCTTCGATCGATTAGTATTCGTCAGCTCCACGTATCACTACGCTTCCACCTCGAACCTATTGACCTCATCATCTTTGAGGGATCTTATAACCGAAGTTGGGAAATCTCATCTCGAGGGGGGCTTCATGCTTAGATGCTTTCAGCACTTATCCCGTCCATACATAGCTACCCAGCTATGCCGCTGGCGCGACAACTGGTACACCAGAGGTATGTCCATCCCGGTCCTCTCGTACTAAGGACAGCGCCTCTCAAATTTCCTACGCCCACGACGGATAGGGACCGAACTGTCTCACGACGTTCTGAACCCAGCTCGCGTACCGCTTTAATGGGCGAACAGCCCAACCCTTGGGACCGACTACAGCCCCAGGATGCGATGAGCCGACATCGAGGTGCCAAACCTCCCCGTCGATGTGAACTCTTGGGGGAGATAAGCCTGTTATCCCCGGGGTAGCTTTTATCCGTTGAGCGATGGCCCTTCCATGCGGAACCACCGGATCACTAAGTCCGTCTTTCGACCCTGCTCGACTTGTAGGTCTCGCAGTCAAGCTCCCTTATGCCTTTACACTCTATGAATGATTTCCAACCATTCTGAGGGAACCTTTGAGCGCCTCCGTTACACTTTAGGAGGCGACCGCCCCAGTCAAACTGCCCGCCTGACACTGTCTCCCAGCACGATAAGTGCTGCGGGTTAGAAATCCAATACAATTAGGGTAGTATCCCACCAATGCCTCCACGTAAGCTAGCGCTCACGCTTCTAAGGCTCCTACCTATCCTGTACAAACTGTACCGAATTTCAATATCAGGCTACAGTAAAGCTCCACGGGGTCTTTCCGTCCTGTCGCGGGTAACCGGCATCTTCACCGGTACTATGATTTCACCGAGTCTCTCGTTGAGACAGTGCCCAAATCGTTACGCCTTTCGTGCGGGTCGGAACTTACCCGACAAGGAATTTCGCTACCTTAGGACCGTTATAGTTACGGCCGCCGTTTACTGGGGCTTCGATTCGTAGCTTCGCAGAAGCTAACCACTCCTCTTAACCTTCCAGCACCGGGCAGGCGTCAGCCCCTATACGTCACCTTACGGTTTAGCAGAGACCTGTGTTTTTGATAAACAGTCGCTTGGGCCTATTCACTGCGGCTCTTCAGAGCGTGAACCCTAAAGAGCACCCCTTCTCCCGAAGTTACGGGGTCATTTTGCCGAGTTCCTTAACGAGAGTTCGCTCGCTCACCTTAGAATTCTCATCTTGACTACCTGTGTCGGTTTGCGGTACGGGCACCTACTTTCTAGCTAGAGGCTTTTCTCGGCAGTGTGAAATCAACGACTCGAGAAAACGTGTTTTCTCTCCCCATCACAGCTCAGTCTTTATGAGTGCCGGATTTGCCTAACACTCAACCTCACTGCTTGGACGTGCACTCCAACAGCACGCTTCGCCTATCCTACTGCGTCCCCCCATCGCTTAAAACGAAATTAGGTGGTACAGGAATATCAACCTGTTATCCATCGCCTACGCCTGTCGGCCTCAGCTTAGGACCCGACTAACCCAGAGCGGACGAGCCTTCCTCTGGAAACCTTAGTCAATCGGTGGACGGGATTCTCACCCGTCTTTCGCTACTCACACCGGCATTCTCACTTCTAAGCGCTCCACATGTCCTTGCGATCATGCTTCAACGCCCTTAGAACGCTCTCCTACCATTGTCCAAAGGACAATCCACAGCTTCGGTAATATGTTTAGCCCCGGTACATTTTCGGCGCAGTGTCACTCGACTAGTGAGCTATTACGCACTCTTTAAATGATGGCTGCTTCTAAGCCAACATCCTAGTTGTCTGGGCAACGCCACATCCTTTTCCACTTAACATATATTTTGGGACCTTAGCTGGTGGTCTGGGCTGTTTCCCTTTCGAATATGGACCTTATCACCCACATTCTGACTCCCAAGTTAAATTATTTGGCATTCGGAGTTTGTCTGAATTCGGTAACCCGAGAGGGGCCCCTCGTCCAAACAGTGCTCTACCTCCAATAATCATCACTTGAGGCTAGCCCTAAAGCTATTTCGGAGAGAACCAGCTATCTCCAAGTTCGATTGGAATTTCTCCGCTACCCTCAGTTCATCCGCTCACTTTTCAACGTAAGTCGGTTCGGTCCTCCATTCAGTGTTACCTGAACTTCAACCTGACCAAGGGTAGATCACCTGGTTTCGGGTCTACGACCAAATACTCATTCGCCCTATTCAGACTCGCTTTCGCTGCGGCTCCACATTTTCTGCTTAACCTTGCATCAGATCGTAACTCGCCGGTTCATTCTACAAAAGGCACGCCATCACCCATTAACGGGCTCTGACTACTTGTAAGCACACGGTTTCAAGTTCTCTTTCACTCCCCTTCCGGGGTACTTTTCACCTTTCCCTCACGGTACTGGTTCACTATCGGTCACTAGAGAGTATTTAGCCTTAGGAGATGGTCCTCCCAGATTCCGACGGAATTTCACGTGCTCCGTCGTACTCAGGATCCACTCAAGAGTGTCTATGTTTTCGACTACAGGATTATTACCTTCTTTGATTAACCTTTCCAGGTTATTCGTCTAACATAGCCATTTGTAACTCCGTATAGAGTGTCCTACAACCCCAACAAGCAAGCTTGTTGGTTTGGGCTTTTCCCGTTTCGCTCGCCGCTACTCAGGGAATCGATTTTTCTTTCTCTTCCTCCGGGTACTAAGATGTTTCAGTTCTCCGGGTCTACCTTCTCACATGCTATGTATTCACATGTGGATAACACGACATAACTCGTGCTGGGTTCCCCCATTCGGAAATCTCTGGATCAAAGCTTACTTACAGCTCCCCAAAGCATATCGTCGTTAGTAACGTCCTTCATCGGCTTCTAGTGCCAAGGTATTCACCGTGCGCCCTTAATAACTTAATCTTATTGTGATATTGCCAAGTCTAACGACTTGTCAATCACCAGTTATTAATTATGTGAGTCGTCTATTGACGACTAGCGATCATTTAGTTTCAAGCTTTCGCTATTCACTCGGTTTTGCTTGGTAAAATCATTTATACTTACTTATCTAGTTTTCAATGTACAATATTGAATCCTCAAATATGAGCATTCAAAACTGAATACAATATGTCACGTTAATCCGCTATCATCATCTGAGATGATGTTCCGTATATATCCTTAGAAAGGAGGTGATCCAGCCGCACCTTCCGATACGGCTACCTTGTTACGACTTCACCCCAATCATTTGTCCCACCTTCGACGGCTAGCTCCAAAAGGTTACTCCACCGGCTTCGGGTGTTACAAACTCTCGTGGTGTGACGGGCGGTGTGTACAAGACCCGGGAACGTATTCACCGTAGCATGCTGATCTACGATTACTAGCGATTCCAGCTTCATGTAGTCGAGTTGCAGACTACAATCCGAACTGAGAACATCTTTATGGGATTTGCTTGACCTCGCGGTTTCGCTGCCCTTTGTAATGTCCATTGTAGCACGTGTGTAGCCCAAATCATAAGGGGCATGATGATTTGACGTCATCCCCACCTTCCTCCGGTTTGTCACCGGCAGTCAACTTAGAGTGCCCAACTTAATGATGGCAACTAAGCTTAAGGGTTGCGCTCGTTGCGGGACTTAACCCAACATCTCACGACACGAGCTGACGACAACCATGCACCACCTGTCACTTTGTCCTCCGAAGAGGAAAACACTATCTCTAGTGCGGTCAAAGGATGTCAAGATTTGGTAAGGTTCTTCGCGTTGCTTCGAATTAAACCACATGCTCCACCGCTTGTGCGGGTCCCCGTCAATTCCTTTGAGTTTCAGTCTTGCGACCGTACTCCCCAGGCGGAGTGCTTAATGCGTTAGCTGCAGCACTAAGGGGCGGAAACCCCCTAACACTTAGCACTCATCGTTTACGGCGTGGACTACCAGGGTATCTAATCCTGTTTGATCCCCACGCTTTCGCACATCAGCGTCAGTTGCAGACCAGAAAGCCGCCTTCGCCACTGGTGTTCCTCCATATCTCTGCGCATTTCACCGCTACACATGGAATTCCACTTTCCTCTTCTGCACTCAAGTTTTCCAGTTTCCAATGACCCTCCACGGTTGAGCCGTGGGCTTTCACATCAGACTTAAAAAACCGCCTACGCGCGCTTTACGCCCAATAATTCCGGATAACGCTTGCCACCTACGTATTACCGCGGCTGCTGGCACGTAGTTAGCCGTGGCTTTCTGATTAGGTACCGTCAAGACGTGCACAGTTACTTACACGTTTGTTCTTCCCTAATAACAGAGCTTTACGATCCGAAGACCTTCATCACTCACGCGGCGTTGCTCCGTCAGGCTTTCGCCCATTGCGGAAGATTCCCTACTGCTGCCTCCCGTAGGAGTCTGGACCGTGTCTCAGTTCCAGTGTGGCCGATCACCCTCTCAGGTCGGCTACGTATCGTCGCCTTGGTGAGCCGTTACCTCACCAACTAGCTAATACGGCGCGGGTCCATCTATAAGTGACAGCAAGACCGTCTTTCACTGTTGAACCATGCGGTTCAACATGTTATCCGGCATTAGCCCCGGTTTCCCGGAGTTATTCCAGTCTTATAGGTAGGTTACCCACGTGTTACTCACCCGTCCGCCGCTAACGTCAGAGGTGCAAGCACCTCATCTGTTCGCTCGACTTGCATGTATTAGGCACGCCGCCAGCGTTCATCCTGAGCCAGGATCAAACTCTCCATAAAAGAAGTAAGCTTGATATAGCTCGTTTGATTGTTTAAGTCAATCACTCTCGAAAGTACTATCGTTAGTACTCAATTTATCGGAATTAACGTTGACATATTGTCATTCAGTTTTCAATGTTCATTTTGTATTAATTATGGAGCGGGTGATGGGAATCGAACCCACAACATCAGCTTGGAAGGCTGAGGTTTTGCCATTAAACTACACCCGCATTATTTATTATTTTATATAATATTAAACGTTTCAAAAAGTTGATGCGGCCGAGAGGACTTGAACCTCCACGGGATCTCTCCCACTAGGCCCTCAACCTAGCGCGTCTGCCATTCCGCCACGACCGCTCGGTAATTTCGAGACAACTCACTTTATTAGAACGAGATTTATTATATCGAAACGTTTATTTGTTGTCAACAATTTTTTAACATTAATTTAATTTTTGTAATCAGTTATTAACATTCATTTCAACAACGTATCTAAATATATCATGTTGCTTTTCATATGTCAACAAATTATTTCGTCGCTTCTGTTTTTATTAGCGACTTTTGCTATTATAAAAGTGCTCGGTCAAAATGTCAACTAGAAATCATCACTTTTATAAAATGTTTTAGCGTACATTTTAGGGACTGTATTAAACACTCTCTTTTATTACACTTTTTACATCTATTTTTTCAAAGCTTATCTGTAATTCTTTAACAATGAAAAAGCATTACTGAGATGGGACATCGTAATACCTATACTCTGTCCCTTTTCCCAGTTCATTTAGCTTTCATAGATTTATGATTGATATGGATCGATCATTGTCAAAGATACTTTTTCTTTTTCACTATCTACACTTTCAATCCATACATCTACAATATCTCCTACATTTACCTTATCCATTGGATGTTTTACAAACTGTTTAGATATTTTGGATATATGTACCAAACCGTCTTGTTTGACACCAATATCAACAAACGCACCAAAATCCACAACATTTCTCACCGTTCCACTCAACTTCATTCCTTTAGTCAAATCTGTGATAGATAAAATATCTGATTTCAGTTGAGGTGTTTCATAGTCTTCTCTCGGATCACGGTTCGGTGCGATTAAAGATTTAATAATATCTTCCAATGTAGGAACGCCAACATTTAATTGCTCTGCATATGTCTGCAAATTCAGTTTTGCGAGTACTTGTTTAGCTTGTGTAGTCCCAATGTCTTGACGTGTTAATCCAACCGCCTTTAACAATTCATATGTTGCTTGATAACTTTCAGGATGAATTGCTGTATTGTCAAGTGGATCCACACCATCTACAATACGCAAAAAACCTATACATTGTTCAAATGTTTTTTCGCCTAGACGTTTCACCTTTTTAATTTGTTGATGTTTCGTAAATATACCATTTTCTTCACGATAATCCACAATATTATTCGCAATTTGCTTTGATAAACCTGCAACATGTTGAAGTAACGTACTTGATGCTGTATTGATATCCACTCCAACTTGGTTTACCGCCGTTTCAACAACAAAGTTCAGTGCTTCTGATAATGCTTTTTGATTCACGTCGTGCTGATATTGACCCACGCCAATGGATTTAGGATCAATTTTGACCAGTTCACTTAATGGGTCTTGAATTCGACGTCCAATAGATACTGCACTTCGCTCTTCAACTTGAAAATCCGGAAATTCTTGGCGTGCAATTTCAGACGCTGAATATACGGACGCACCCGCCTCATTGACAATGACATACTGTACATGTAAATCATGCTGTCGAATCATATCAGCTACAAACTGCTCTGTTTCACGACTTGCTGTACCATTACCTATCGCAACCAAGTCGATATCATATTCCTTTACTATCTCTAAAAATATTCGCTTTGCTTCTTCAACTTTGGCTGCTGGTGGATGTGGGTATATAACATTTTTATTCAGGAACATACCATACGGATTGACAACAGCTAATTTACACCCTGTACGAAATGCTGGATCTATCCCTAAAATTTGCTTACCTTTCAGTGGAGATTGTAACAATAAGTTTTTTAAGTTTTCACTAAATACGTGAATTGCCTGTGTTTCTGCCCTCTCTGTTAAATCACCACGCAACTCTCTTTCAATAGACGGAAAAATTAAGCGCTTCATTGCATCATCAATCGCTGCTTTGACAATTTGTGAAGATGCTCCGTCACCCTTAACTTCTACGCGTTGTACTAACTGTGAAAGTTTATCTTTATCTGCTTCAATTTTCACAGATAAAACTTTTTCATTTTCACCACGATTCATTGCTAAAATACGATGATTCGCAATTTTTTTGATCGGTTCACTATAATCATAGTACATCGTGAAGATCCCTTTTTCATCTTCTCCATTTTTCTTTTGTTTTGTAACAAGTAGACCCGTATGCCATACTTCACGTAAAATTTGTTTACGATATTTAGGATCATCTGCTATTTTTTCAGCAATAATATCTTTTGCGCCTTGAATCGCATCATCATAGGTTTGTACTTCATCATTTATATATGCTTCCACTTTTTCTTTAAGCGATACGTCAGATTGTTGCTTTAAAATCCATGTTGCTAATGATGCAAGCCCTTTACGTTTCGCTTCAGTGGCGCGTGTTTTTTTCTTTTGTTTATACGGACGATAAAGATCCTCAATACGTTGCAATTTAGTTTGGGCTAAAATATCTGCCTTTAATTGTTCTGTTAACATTCCCTGTTGTGCGATTGCCTGTATAATTTCCTCTTTACGCTTTTGTAAATGCACCATATACGCATAGCGATCATTTATTTTTTTTATTGCTACTTCATCCAATCCTCCTGTTGCTTCTTTTCGATAACGTGCAATAAATGGTATTGTATTTTTTTCTTCTAACAATTTTAAAACTGATTTGATTTGTTTCACTGAAAATTGATATTCATTATGTATAGACTGAATAAGTGTGTCTGTCATTTTCCTTACTGCTCCTTTTTTTCAATTCAGTTATTCAACTTAATATATACACTCCATTTTAACATGACAATTATTAAAAAACTTTAATCGATTCCGTAGTATGTATGATTCGAGACGTTCATTGTTTTACTAATTAACAAATAAGCACAACACTTTTCATAACAAAAGTGCTATGCAAAGTCATTGTGCTTAATTTAATCTCTCTATCCGACAGCCTTCTGTTTTTACTCTTTCGCTGCCTCTTGCAACTTTTTAATAGCCGTTCGTTGCAATCGTGATACGTGCATTTGACTTAAACCTATACGTTCTCCTGTCTCTTTTTGGCTTAGTCCTTCAATAAATGTGCATTGGATAATTTCTTGTTCTCGCTCTGATAGTATCGGTAAAATACGTTCTAAAATAATACGTTTTTCAGTCAAGTCATAGTTATCATCTTGTGCCCCCATAATATCAAGCAATGTTACAGTAGAGCCATCTTTATCTGCTTCGATTGAATGATCTACACTGAGCGCATTATAACTCTGCCCCATTTCCATTGCTTCTAACACTTCTTCGTCTGACACTTCTAAATATTCTGCAATTTCTCTTATGGAGGGAGAACGTTCCAATTCATTTGTCAACGTATCTATCGCTTTCTTAATACGTGGACCAATTTCTTTAATTCTTCTAGGTACATGTACACTCC contains these protein-coding regions:
- the ilvA gene encoding threonine ammonia-lyase IlvA, whose product is MTVQTQTVHAKDVDEAFLRIQQTVKQTPLEKDHYLSLKYNCNVYLKREDLQWVRSFKLRGAYHAISVLPPEQQSKGITCASAGNHAQGVAFTARKLNLKAVIFMPVTTPSQKINQVQFFGDTNVEIKLVGDTFDDCLQEALQYTDKHHMTFIDPFNNVHTIAGQGTLAKEILQSAEQAQLSFDYLFGAIGGGGLMSGVATYFAEYSPHTKLIGVEPLGASSMYAAVQQQQVVTLPNIDKFVDGASVARVGDITFNICRKHLHHYVQVDEGAVCSTILDMYSKQAIVAEPAGALSVSALEQYKDEIQGKNVVCIISGGNNDINRMKEIEERSLLFEEMKHYFILNFPQRPGALRQFVNDVLGPYDDITKFEYLKKASQNTGTVIIGIQLQNHQDLKQLLANVDAFDPKNIYINKNKMLYSLLI
- a CDS encoding Tex family protein produces the protein MTDTLIQSIHNEYQFSVKQIKSVLKLLEEKNTIPFIARYRKEATGGLDEVAIKKINDRYAYMVHLQKRKEEIIQAIAQQGMLTEQLKADILAQTKLQRIEDLYRPYKQKKKTRATEAKRKGLASLATWILKQQSDVSLKEKVEAYINDEVQTYDDAIQGAKDIIAEKIADDPKYRKQILREVWHTGLLVTKQKKNGEDEKGIFTMYYDYSEPIKKIANHRILAMNRGENEKVLSVKIEADKDKLSQLVQRVEVKGDGASSQIVKAAIDDAMKRLIFPSIERELRGDLTERAETQAIHVFSENLKNLLLQSPLKGKQILGIDPAFRTGCKLAVVNPYGMFLNKNVIYPHPPAAKVEEAKRIFLEIVKEYDIDLVAIGNGTASRETEQFVADMIRQHDLHVQYVIVNEAGASVYSASEIARQEFPDFQVEERSAVSIGRRIQDPLSELVKIDPKSIGVGQYQHDVNQKALSEALNFVVETAVNQVGVDINTASSTLLQHVAGLSKQIANNIVDYREENGIFTKHQQIKKVKRLGEKTFEQCIGFLRIVDGVDPLDNTAIHPESYQATYELLKAVGLTRQDIGTTQAKQVLAKLNLQTYAEQLNVGVPTLEDIIKSLIAPNRDPREDYETPQLKSDILSITDLTKGMKLSGTVRNVVDFGAFVDIGVKQDGLVHISKISKQFVKHPMDKVNVGDIVDVWIESVDSEKEKVSLTMIDPYQS
- the sigB gene encoding RNA polymerase sigma factor SigB, with the protein product MTKASKPVNNVSAEQINEWILAHQKNRDKEAQEQLVKHYEKLIESLAYKYSKGQSHHEDLVQVGMVGLIGAINRFDLSFDRKFEAFLVPTVIGEIKRYLRDKTWSVHVPRRIKEIGPRIKKAIDTLTNELERSPSIREIAEYLEVSDEEVLEAMEMGQSYNALSVDHSIEADKDGSTVTLLDIMGAQDDNYDLTEKRIILERILPILSEREQEIIQCTFIEGLSQKETGERIGLSQMHVSRLQRTAIKKLQEAAKE